The genomic segment CTGAAATTGCGATTGAATCAAACGAATTAGAAGCAGCGATGGATTGGTTATTAGAAATTACAGAAGCAAGTGTTGTTTATCCTCAATCTTTGCTTGTTTTGGCAGATCTTTATCAAGTCCAAGGACTTTACGAAGTAAGTGAACAAAAGCTGCTTAAAGCGAAAGAAATCGTGCCTGATGAGCCTGTTATCGACTTTGCTCTAGCAGAACTGCATTTTTCAATGGGGAAATATGCTCAAGCCATTCATGGTTACGAAGAATTAATGGTTCAAGGACTTACAGAATTTTCTGGTATAAATCTTGCTTCTAGATGTGGCAGTTCTTATAGCGCTTTAGGTGATTTAGAACAAGCCATCTTGTATTTAGAACAAAGTTTGGAAGAAAAAGAAAATGTCGATACCTTGTTTCAACTTGGTTTTTCATATCTTCAAGACAAGCAATACCGTCGTTCAATTGAAACATTGAATCAGTTAAAAGAATTAGATCCAAATTACACGACTTTGTATCCTTATTTAGCTAAAGGTCATGAAGAAGAAAATGAGCTTGATAAAGCCTTAGAAACGATTAAAGAAGGTCTAAGAGTGGATCAATACAATTATGAACTATTTTATTATGGGGCAGGTATTGCCATTAAGCTGGAAGATGAAACTCTTGCCGAAGATTATTATTTACAAGCTATTCAACTTGTTCCTGAAAACGCCAGTGTCCAATTATCTTATACAAATCTACTGTTGCAGCAAAATCGATACGACGAAACCATTGAATTAATTCAAAAAATACTCGTTCAAAATGAAGTTGACCCTCAATTTTATTGGAACTTAGCATTAGCAAATGAAGGAATAGAAGAATACAGCGCAGCAAGTACAGCTTATCAAAAAGCATATCCAGCTTTTCGTCAAAATAAAGATTTCTTAAAATCCTATATCTATTTCCTTCGCGAAGAAGGAGAACGGACGATCATAAAAGATGTATTAAATGATTACTTAATTCTTGATGCAGCTGATGCAGAAATGTTAGAAATACTAGATGAAATAAATAGCAACTATTAAAAGATTAAGTTATAATGAGAAAAAGGGTAAGACAAGGAGGTTTTCATATGAACATCCAAATTTCTGTAGAAGCTAAAAAGGCTTTTTTAGGTTGGTTTTTAGATAGATACCAACTAAAAAGACGTGAATCAATGTGGATTTTAAACTATTTGCTAAATCATGATAGTGTACTAAACAAAGTTCATTTTATTGAGGCAGCTGAAAAAACCCCAAGAGGAATGATGATGTCTGCTATGGGAATGGATAGTGAACCTTTTCTTTTTTATAAAAGTGGCACAGTGTTTAGTGATCCAGAACAAGCCTTTCATGAAGTGAGGTTGAATTGGAAAGAAGAAATGTACATTGAATTAGTATTTTCTGAGCCTTGGAAATTTTCAGAATACCTTACTGTCTTAGAAGATAACCCTTATTATAAATGGAATGAAACGATCAGCATAAATCTCGTTCGGGAAGTTGAGTTAGCTCTTGAAACGTTATCGTTAACTGAACGCAAACAGCATACGTTACATCAAATTGATGTGTCATTAGAAGAAGAGGATCGAGAACGATTCATTGAATTGTCGCAACAATTGAAAGAAATTGAAGATGATCTGAAGAATGAACAAAAAAAGCCAAACCATTAAGGTTTGGCTTTTTTTGTGAAGAAAGATTGTTTAGGTTTAGTGTCAAACGAAAATCCTTCTCCTAAAACTTCATGGACAGTCAGAAGAGAAAGGAAAGCTTTTGGATCAGTTTCATGAATGATTTTTTTAGCCACAACTATTTCATGGCTACCTAAAACACAATACAAGACTTTTTTTTCTTCTTTGGAATATGCGCCTTCAGCTTTGAAGAAGGTCACACCTCTTTCCATTTCAGTCATAATATTTTCTGCTATAGCTTCATTTTTATCTGAGATGATCAATAGCCCTCTTGCAGCATAAGAACCATCTTGCATGAAGTCCACTATTTTAGAAAAAACATAGGAAGCAAGTAACGTATACATCATATGAGGCAGATCAATATATGAAAGAGACAAAGTTAAGATGAATATATCAAATATCAGTAGGGTTTTTCCCATTGAAATGCCTTTTTTCTTTTCAAAAATGCGGGCTATAATGTCGCTTCCTCCAGTGGTTCCTCCAGAACGATAAATCATACCGCTGCCTATACCGCCGCATAGGCCTGCTAAAATACCAGCAATAAATAAATCATTTTCCAAGTTGATCACGATAGAAGTTCGTTGCCAAATGTATAAAAAGAATGACAGCATTGCTGTTCCATAAATAGTATAAATCAATGAACGATTGCCTAACATTTTCCATCCTATTAGAATAGTTGGAATATTCAATAATAAGGTAGAAAGAGCTGGGTCAATATGAAACCAATACCTCAAGAGAAGAGAAATACCTGTCATTCCACCTTCAGCTAATTCGTTTGCAATATTTATGTACACTAGTCCGAATGCATAAAGTGCACAACCAATTGTTATAATAAGTATATCTTTTACTGCTATTTTTTCGTTTACCATACCCACACTCCTGACTTATTTCATCTTATAAAGAATACAATTTTTTTTAAAAACAAGCAACAAGTCTTGCAACCTTCTCACTTTTTGGTAGACTTAGAGAGTGAGTGTCTATTTGAGTGGAACGCTTAAAAAACGATTTGACATCACTAATTAAAATGTCAGATCATCATTTAAATTAGCGGTAAAAGCCGAGCGAGAGGAAAGAAGAGCATGATTAATATAGTAGTTGCAGGTTTTAAAGGGAAAATGGGAATGACTGCTACAAAAATGGTAATAGAAAATGAAAAATTTGCATTAGTAGGTGTATATGACCCTCATGCTACCGAAAAAAATTTAAATGAGTTAAATCAATTTTCGACTAGAGATGTACGTGTCTTTCAAGATAAAGAAGAATTGGTTAAAGAGGTACAAGCAGATGTATGGATCGACTTCACTATACCAGACGTTGCTTTAAAAAATACTTGTTTTGCTTTAGAACATAATATTCGTCCAGTTGTGGGCACAACCGGTTTTTCTGAAAGCGATGTTAAAAAAGTGCAACAATTAGCTAAAGAAAAAAACATTGGTGGATTAATTGCTCCCAACTTTGCTATTGGGGCTGTCTTGATGATGGAATTTGCTGCTAAAGCAGCTAAATATTTTCCGGATGTAGAAATAACAGAAATGCATCACGATAAGAAATTAGATGCTCCAAGTGGTACGGCAATAAAAACTGCAGAAATGATTTTTGCAGAACGCGGATACCATCAACAAGGGAATGCAGATGAAAAAGAAACCATTAAAGGTGCACGAGGAGCAGATTACGAAGGCATGAAAATTCATAGTGTTCGTTTACCTGGTTTAATAGCTCATCAACAGGTCCAATTTGGCAGTGTAGGCGAAGGTTTGTTGATTCGTCATGATTCATTTGATCGTTCTTCATTTATGACTGGTGTTGCTTTGGGTTGTGAAAAGGTTATGTTATTGAAAGAGTTAGCCTATGGATTGGAAAATCTTTTATGATTCTGTTAGATCACCAATTTAAACAAGCATTACCTATTATTGATAAAATTGAAGAAGCTGGTTATGAAGCCTATTTTGTAGGCGGTAGTGTTCGAGATACATTATTAAATAAACCCATTAATGATGTAGACATTGCGACTAGTGCAAAACCCAATGAAATCAAGAAGATTTTTCAAAAGACCGTTGATATTGGTATAGAACATGGAACCGTAATGGTTCTATGGAAAGACGAAACGTATGAGATTACTACATTTAGAACTGAATCTACTTATCAAGACTTTAGACGACCTGATAACGTTGAATTTGTCCGCTCATTAAAAGAAGATCTAAAACGCCGTGATTTTACGATTAATGCACTAGCTATGAATCGCAATGGTGAAATTATTGATTACTTTAATGGACAAAAGGATATAGAAAAGAAACTTATCCAAGCGGTTGGTATTCCTGAAGAACGTTTTTTTGAAGATGCTTTACGTATGATGCGTGGAGTACGTTTTGTCAGTCAACTAAATTTTGATATGGAAACGGAAACGGAACGGGCTATTCAAAAGCATCATGCTTTGTTAGAAAAAATAGCTGTTGAACGAATTCAAGTTGAGTTTTTAAAGCTTCTTCAAGGAAGTGGACGACAAAAAGGCTTAGAATTGTTTATTCAAACAAATCTTTATTCCTATTGTCCAGGATTAAATAAGCATAAAAGTGAGTTGAAAAACTTTGCTCAATTAGATTGTTCTATCGATAATAGTCTGATAGCTTGGACCTTACTCCTTCACTTTTTGAAAAAAACAACCGATGAAGCAGAAGCTTTTTTAAGAGGATGGAAATGTTCAAAAAAAGAAATGACTCAAGTGAAACTAGCTTTATTTGCTTTAAATCATCGCTTGAAAAAGCCTTTTGATCGTCAGGTCTTGTATCAAACGGGCTTGGAAATAGCATTGGATGTTGAAACAATGATAGGTTGCTTAGGATTTGCAGTTGATGTTGAGGCTGTAAAAAAGATGTACGAAGAACTGCCAATTTATACTAAAAATGAAATGAAGATTAACGGGAATGATTTACAAACAGTGTTGAACCAAAAGCCAGGAAAATGGCTCGGAGAGTTAATGACCGAAATAGAGTCAGCTATTTTAAAGAATGAAGTTTCTAATGAAAGCCAAGAATTATTAAAATGGGTTACTAATAGATATAAGCTAGAAGACTAACTTTATAATCAGTTTTCAGTTTAAATAAGTAGAATTCGTTTAAAAATTAATTCTACTTATTTTTATTCGTTTTTTTTACAAATAGTAAGAAAAAAGGTTTACGCACTAAAAATAAGTTGCTATACTAAGAAAGTAAGTTAATTAAAGGAGGAATTTTAAATTATGGAAAACCAATTCACAAAATTACTAGAAGAACGTCGTTCAATTTATTCTTTAGGAAAAAATGTTTCTTTATCTGAAGATAAAATTGTTGGATTAGTTGCAAAAGCAATTAAAGAAAGTCCATCTTCATTCAATTCACAAACTTCACGTGCAGTAGTATTATTTGGATCTGCTCACAACAAACTTTGGGACATTACTGAAGAAGCTTTAATTAAAGCTATTCCAGAAGGACAAGATGTTGCTCCAACTAAAGCAAAATTAAACAGCTTCCGTGCAGCATTCGGAACAATTTTATTCTTTGAAGATACAAGTATTGTAAGAGCGTTACAAGAACAATTCGCATTATACGCAGATAACTTCCCAATCTGGTCTGAACAATCTACTGGGATTGCACAACACTCTGTATGGACAGCATTAGCTGTTGAAAATATTGGCGGAAGTTTACAACATTACAACCCGTTAATTGATGACGCTGTTCAAAAAGAATGGAATCTTTCTGCAGACTGGAAATTAACTGGTCAAATGCCGATCGGTTCAATTGAAGCTCCAGCTGGTGAAAAAGAATACATGGATGATTCTGAAAGAGTTCTTGTATTTAACTAATCATTAATGAGTTAAAACGAGTGGTCTATCAAGAAATAAAAAAAGGAATAGGAATTTGGTGAACTTCCTATTCCTTTTTTTGTTTCGTCTTGTTAAAAAAATCACAATTAACAATCTTTTTTATTTACATCTATTTATTTTATGGTAAAATGAAACTAGTAAAAGAATCACAAACTTTTTAAATAGTAAAAGAAAAGGGAGCGAAAATAATGAAAAAAGAAGTTAAAGCATTAAAAATGACGTTTAAAAATGGAGAAACTTGGACAATCGATAAAGAATTTATTGGAGATTTATGGATTAAACACATTTCAAAAAGCTTTGGACGCATTGGTGATAGCGAACTTCAAGAAATTTTCCCGTGTGAATCTTTAAAAATCGAAATTTTTCCAGAGGCTGATGAAGTGAATTCAAGCGACATTAATCTTGGCGGTTTAGAAATGGGTATGTTTGATCGTGCAGTGAAAGATCCAGATATTGAAAAAATGGATATCCTGTATAAAGATAGTGAAAATTCGGATTCTGTAGACATTATTGCTAAAGAGACTGTTTATTTCCCTTATGAAGCAATTGATTCTGACCGAATTGACAATGCTTATCAAAGTTCATTTGTTTCTCAAGATAATGTGTTGTACATTGTCATTGATAAAGAAAAAACAGTAAAAGATATCTATAAAGATAAATTCTAAAATAACTAATTGGTATTTAAATGACTCAAGAAAAAATGGGATTTAGCTATTTTTTCTTGAGCTTTTTTTGTTTTTTTTTAAGCTTCATAGTATGATGGTAAAGAAAATACTATGTCTAAAGAATTAGGTGAATAGAGTGACCCATAAAGATACATATGCTGTTGTGGATATTGAAACTACAGGGGGAAATGTAGCAAGCGGTGATCGTATGATTCAATTTGGTTGTGTGCTAATAGAAGATGATCAAATCGTTCATCGTTTTTCAACCGATATTAACCCGTTAACCAACATACCAAAACAAATAGAGCATTTAACTGGTCTTTCAAATAAATCTGTTGCGCTTGCTCCATATCTTGAAGATGTAGCAGCAACAATTTATAATTTATTGGATGGCTGTATAATCATTGCACACAATATCCAGTTTGATTACACATTTCTGTCTGGAGAATTGCAACGATGCGGTATGCCCGCACTTAAAAACAAGGGAATAGATACTGTGGAATTGGCTCAAATCTTATTGCCTACTGAATCTAGTTATCGTTTAAACGATTTAGTTAACAAATTTAATATTGAACATACGAATCCACATCAAGCTGATAGCGATGCGGCTGTTACGGCTGAACTTTTCCTTATATTAAAACAAAAATTAAAGAATCTTCCATTAGTTACAGTAGAAAAAATGGTGGAGATCTCAGAGTATCTTACAATGGAAACGTCCTATTTCTTTAAAGTTTGTTTAGCTGAAATGAAGAAAGAACTCGATCCGCTTTCAGATTCACTTATGATTAAAAATGGAATAGCTATTAAAGTTAAACCGCCAGTCTTTGAACAAGATCATTATCGAGAAGAGTTTCATTATCCACTATCTGTAAAAAATAAGGAACAGTTGTTTCAGACTAAACTGACTACTAGAATGCAGCAGATCAAAATGATGGATGCAGTTTATCATTACTTTACAAGTAATGAGACGAATCATTTTGCGATTGAAGCAGCGACTGGAGTTGGAAAAACATTGGGGTATTTACTCCCCTTAGCGTATATAGCTTCCGTAGATGAACCTGTAATTATTAGTACGTATACAACACTATTGCAAAAACAATTATTAGAAAAAGATATCGTTCAATTAAATACAATTTTGCCTTTTACTGTGCAGGCAGCAATTTTAAAAAGTAAAAGTCACTACCTTCACTTAACGAAATTTCAAACAGTCTTAAATGATCCTATAGAACAAAAAGTAGAAGCTATCTACAAAATGAAGTTGTTAACGTGGTTGACGGAAACAGAAACAGGTGACTTAGATGAATTAAATTTAACCAACTACACTCATTTGTTCTGGAATAAAATAAGACATCGTGGTTGGTTGATCAAGCCTGAAGAAGATTTATGGCATGAAGAAGACTTTTACTTATATGCTCAACAAAAAGTCGAACATGCTAGAATTATTATTACCAATCATTCTTTTTTATGTCATGACTTGAATCGTAAAGAAAGAGAATTGCCAAAAATTGGTAAACTGATTGTTGATGAAGCACAGCATTTGCCGGATGTTGCAATGGAAGCATCAAGCGAAGTTTTTGGATATTATCGTATGCAGCAATTAGTTAAATTAATTGGACGTACATCAGATGAAAAAAGCTTCATAGGTAAACTAATTATCTTGAGTCAACAATTGTCAAAAATGGAATCTTCTTATTTGGAGAATATGGAGATGAATCTCTTCTCTTTAGAAGATGAATTATCGGACTTTATTCATCAATTGCTTGTTTACTGTACTAC from the Carnobacterium inhibens subsp. inhibens DSM 13024 genome contains:
- a CDS encoding tetratricopeptide repeat protein is translated as MKEVLDMSYGQKMIDTLQKNELEEAMNYFEQALKQDTDEELYLLADSLYQLGFLKETEKISLQLLERYPEDDELKVNLAEIAIESNELEAAMDWLLEITEASVVYPQSLLVLADLYQVQGLYEVSEQKLLKAKEIVPDEPVIDFALAELHFSMGKYAQAIHGYEELMVQGLTEFSGINLASRCGSSYSALGDLEQAILYLEQSLEEKENVDTLFQLGFSYLQDKQYRRSIETLNQLKELDPNYTTLYPYLAKGHEEENELDKALETIKEGLRVDQYNYELFYYGAGIAIKLEDETLAEDYYLQAIQLVPENASVQLSYTNLLLQQNRYDETIELIQKILVQNEVDPQFYWNLALANEGIEEYSAASTAYQKAYPAFRQNKDFLKSYIYFLREEGERTIIKDVLNDYLILDAADAEMLEILDEINSNY
- a CDS encoding ReoY family proteolytic degradation factor, whose protein sequence is MNIQISVEAKKAFLGWFLDRYQLKRRESMWILNYLLNHDSVLNKVHFIEAAEKTPRGMMMSAMGMDSEPFLFYKSGTVFSDPEQAFHEVRLNWKEEMYIELVFSEPWKFSEYLTVLEDNPYYKWNETISINLVREVELALETLSLTERKQHTLHQIDVSLEEEDRERFIELSQQLKEIEDDLKNEQKKPNH
- a CDS encoding YitT family protein; the encoded protein is MVNEKIAVKDILIITIGCALYAFGLVYINIANELAEGGMTGISLLLRYWFHIDPALSTLLLNIPTILIGWKMLGNRSLIYTIYGTAMLSFFLYIWQRTSIVINLENDLFIAGILAGLCGGIGSGMIYRSGGTTGGSDIIARIFEKKKGISMGKTLLIFDIFILTLSLSYIDLPHMMYTLLASYVFSKIVDFMQDGSYAARGLLIISDKNEAIAENIMTEMERGVTFFKAEGAYSKEEKKVLYCVLGSHEIVVAKKIIHETDPKAFLSLLTVHEVLGEGFSFDTKPKQSFFTKKAKP
- the dapB gene encoding 4-hydroxy-tetrahydrodipicolinate reductase; the encoded protein is MINIVVAGFKGKMGMTATKMVIENEKFALVGVYDPHATEKNLNELNQFSTRDVRVFQDKEELVKEVQADVWIDFTIPDVALKNTCFALEHNIRPVVGTTGFSESDVKKVQQLAKEKNIGGLIAPNFAIGAVLMMEFAAKAAKYFPDVEITEMHHDKKLDAPSGTAIKTAEMIFAERGYHQQGNADEKETIKGARGADYEGMKIHSVRLPGLIAHQQVQFGSVGEGLLIRHDSFDRSSFMTGVALGCEKVMLLKELAYGLENLL
- a CDS encoding CCA tRNA nucleotidyltransferase gives rise to the protein MILLDHQFKQALPIIDKIEEAGYEAYFVGGSVRDTLLNKPINDVDIATSAKPNEIKKIFQKTVDIGIEHGTVMVLWKDETYEITTFRTESTYQDFRRPDNVEFVRSLKEDLKRRDFTINALAMNRNGEIIDYFNGQKDIEKKLIQAVGIPEERFFEDALRMMRGVRFVSQLNFDMETETERAIQKHHALLEKIAVERIQVEFLKLLQGSGRQKGLELFIQTNLYSYCPGLNKHKSELKNFAQLDCSIDNSLIAWTLLLHFLKKTTDEAEAFLRGWKCSKKEMTQVKLALFALNHRLKKPFDRQVLYQTGLEIALDVETMIGCLGFAVDVEAVKKMYEELPIYTKNEMKINGNDLQTVLNQKPGKWLGELMTEIESAILKNEVSNESQELLKWVTNRYKLED
- a CDS encoding nitroreductase family protein, whose protein sequence is MENQFTKLLEERRSIYSLGKNVSLSEDKIVGLVAKAIKESPSSFNSQTSRAVVLFGSAHNKLWDITEEALIKAIPEGQDVAPTKAKLNSFRAAFGTILFFEDTSIVRALQEQFALYADNFPIWSEQSTGIAQHSVWTALAVENIGGSLQHYNPLIDDAVQKEWNLSADWKLTGQMPIGSIEAPAGEKEYMDDSERVLVFN
- the dinG gene encoding ATP-dependent DNA helicase DinG: MTHKDTYAVVDIETTGGNVASGDRMIQFGCVLIEDDQIVHRFSTDINPLTNIPKQIEHLTGLSNKSVALAPYLEDVAATIYNLLDGCIIIAHNIQFDYTFLSGELQRCGMPALKNKGIDTVELAQILLPTESSYRLNDLVNKFNIEHTNPHQADSDAAVTAELFLILKQKLKNLPLVTVEKMVEISEYLTMETSYFFKVCLAEMKKELDPLSDSLMIKNGIAIKVKPPVFEQDHYREEFHYPLSVKNKEQLFQTKLTTRMQQIKMMDAVYHYFTSNETNHFAIEAATGVGKTLGYLLPLAYIASVDEPVIISTYTTLLQKQLLEKDIVQLNTILPFTVQAAILKSKSHYLHLTKFQTVLNDPIEQKVEAIYKMKLLTWLTETETGDLDELNLTNYTHLFWNKIRHRGWLIKPEEDLWHEEDFYLYAQQKVEHARIIITNHSFLCHDLNRKERELPKIGKLIVDEAQHLPDVAMEASSEVFGYYRMQQLVKLIGRTSDEKSFIGKLIILSQQLSKMESSYLENMEMNLFSLEDELSDFIHQLLVYCTTATSNKQRQQEQIDVQFNRETNWNLELKKISKKVLTLMSEISYLGFELVHQGLDERHQLTLKERYLLEDFFDVMTTFDEQKDLFHAVFQQNEVNEVTWFSYKEKSPKNSFMIKRSKVDSTRFLKEKLVETTSSILYTGATLEINGSFDYFQTQLGEEELKELIIESPYDYKNQARLWVPKELKPIKGLSKKDYVHMIVEQVENIIENSNENTMILFNSFEMLQEVYFALQQKPSASGRELLAQGFSGSRERMLKRFFRAKGGILLGADSFWEGVDLPGKSLSILVITRLPFESPDRPFVKAKHRYLEQKHLNPFTIDSLPKATLRLKQGLGRLIRSETDKGIMLVLDNRLIHTSYGKQIIRSLPSGLPIEEVATKMIGEKLQLFLRTEEK